Proteins found in one Pelobates fuscus isolate aPelFus1 chromosome 10, aPelFus1.pri, whole genome shotgun sequence genomic segment:
- the R3HCC1L gene encoding coiled-coil domain-containing protein R3HCC1L: MEKCRSRPRRPDKALYVPKARRSIEPQDEHGVEKPPEEISVCNLHQKSNGSSEKKLRHKKATHKNRPDSAKHSPCSKAFEPEETEGRLHKFPASQQYAEQKDRNQACSQTQAEENHSLCGAVNSLSINERRETLSLDLDESFVYASHVDPVHHSSFLSKVPEQVASWCYSDSQRLGEQSANGRTGSAEIKMEQDRSTKVEHTKERYQSSMEVEYSSEYTDLCEYDHMMSPSVVKLSSNKKQVTGTDVLFVCDSEVLNLSSSSIHSSCDIVAQSTDNATEELHSASLSDTDSAQVIYTTDTNIPIDISGQLTVCLNDTDKISTVVSYEKQKNIAEEKLDLSPPVTQNASEHMIKDIGSIVCASNPSSITADENITDLKECADERGKGVIDDIHSSKTPIKCDNANTEPQNWNESRGSSEDRVEGSCSDMNNADVGLENVCHMTECDVRTEVCAEPVSAVLCVSSETGISCSGDLQGPNIHNTMIDCTREGTDDALSNKTNKEDNVERPCATYCETSKDSTAQCDGSGDGAESWDNLFTDDGDCLDPHLLEELTNREKTAKTLQATKFNYYDYEPEEPEMDDFDLSHVIEIYDFPAEFKTEDLMRSFANYLKKGFDIKWVDETHALGLFSSPITARDALSMKNPILKVRPLSHASKASRAKARSCSEFLQPAKERPETSAVLARRLVISALGVRSTQTKAEREAERKKLQEARERRHLEAKQREDAWEGR; the protein is encoded by the exons ATGGAGAAATGCAGATCTCGCCCTCGGAGGCCTGACAAGGCATTATATGTTCCTAAGGCTAGAAGAAGCATAGAGCCACAGGACGAACATGGAGTTGAAAAGCCCCCCGAAGAAATAAGTGTCTGCAACTTGCATCAAAAAAGCAATGGAAGTAGCGAAAAAAAACTACGTCACAAGAAAGCCACTCACAAGAATAGGCCAGACAGTGCCAAGCATAGCCCCTGTTCTAAAGCTTTTGAACCAGAAGAGACAGAAGGTAGACTTCACAAATTCCCAGCATCTCAGCAATATGCTGAACAAAAGGATAGGAATCAAGCCTGCAGTCAGACACAGGCGGAAGAAAACCATTCATTATGTGGAGCTGTTAATAGCCTAAGCATTAATGAGAGAAGGGAAACATTATCGCTGGACTTAGATGAAAGCTTTGTGTATGCATCTCATGTTGATCCTGTTCATCATAGCAGCTTTTTATCAAAGGTACCTGAACAGGTTGCCTCCTGGTGCTATAGTGACAGCCAAAGACTTGGAGAACAGTCTGCAAATGGAAGGACAGGGTCAGCAGAGATTAAGATGGAACAGGATAGGTCCACAAAGGTAGAACACACCAAAGAAAGATATCAGTCTAGTATGGAAGTAGAATATTCTTCAGAGTATACAGACTTATGTGAATATGACCACATGATGTCCCCAAGCGTAGTCAAATTATCAAGCAACAAGAAACAGGTAACAGGCACAGATGTCTTGTTTGTATGTGATAGCGAAGTCTTAAATTTATCATCAAGTTCTATACACAGCAGCTGTGATATTGTAGCACAAAGTACAGACAATGCAACTGAAGAGCTGCATAGTGCTTCACTCTCCGATACAGATAGTGCCCAAGTAATCTACACAACTGACACTAATATTCCCATAGACATATCTGGGCAGCTTACTGTCTGCTTAAATGATACTGATAAAATAAGTACTGTAGTTTCTTATGAAAAGCAGAAAAATATTGCGGAGGAGAAATTAGATTTATCACCTCCAGTAACACAGAACGCCTCCGAACACATGATAAAGGATATCGGCAGCATTGTCTGCGCTAGTAATCCCAGTAGCATCACTGCAGATGAAAACATCACAGATTTAAAAGAATGTGCGGATGAAAGAGGCAAAGGTGTAATAGATGACATTCATTCTTCCAAAACCCCAATAAAATGTGACAACGCAAACACTGAACCACAAAATTGGAATGAATCTAGAGGATCATCTGAGGATAGGGTTGAAGGCAGCTGCAGTGATATGAATAATGCAGATGTAGGGTTAGAAAACGTTTGTCATATGACAGAGTGTGATGTTAGAACAGAGGTATGTGCAGAACCAGTGTCTGCTGTATTATGTGTGAGTTCTGAAACAGGCATAAGCTGCTCAGGTGATCTGCAGGGTCCAAACATACACAATACAATGATTGATTGTACACGGGAGGGGACTGACGATGCATTAAGTAACAAGACTAACAAAGAGGACAATGTGGAAAGACCATGTGCGACCTATTGCGAAACTTCAAAAGACAGCACAGCTCAGTGTGATGGGAGTGGTGATGGTGCTGAAAGCTGGGATAACCTATTCACTGATGATGGAGACTGTCTTGACCCTCATCTTTTGGAAGAG CTCACAAACAGAGAGAAGACTGCAAAGACCTTACAGGCAACCAAATTTAACTACTACGACTACGAACCCGAAGAACCAGAAATGGATGATTTTGATTTGTCGCACGTGATTGAGATCTACGATTTTCCTGCGGAATTTAAGACTGAGGATTTAATGCGCTCTTTTGCCAATTATCT GAAGAAGGGATTTGACATTAAATGGGTGGATGAAACGCACGCTCTTGGTCTTTTCTCCAGTCcgattacag CCCGGGATGCATTGTCTATGAAGAATCCTATACTAAAAGTGAGGCCACTGTCTCATGCATCGAAAGCTTCTAGAGCCAAAGCCAGATCCTGTTCCG AGTTTCTACAGCCGGCCAAAGAACGTCCAGAAACGTCTGCGGTTCTTGCAAGGAGACTTGTGATTAGTGCCCTGGGAGTACGAAGTACCCAGACCAAAGCAGAGAGGGAGGCTGAACGAAAGAAGCTACAGGAAGCTAGAG AGAGAAGGCATTTGGAAGCAAAGCAGCGTGAAGATGCTTGGGAGGGAAGGTGA